In a genomic window of Scheffersomyces stipitis CBS 6054 chromosome 4, complete sequence:
- the GCV1 gene encoding Aminomethyl transferase (Aminomethyl transferase Required for metabolizing glycine as a nitrogen source~go_function aminomethyltransferase activity), giving the protein MFRVTNKKFYSTASSLLKTPLHEAHIELGGKMVPYAGFEMPVLYKDQSHIDSHNWVRSKVGLFDVSHMLQHNFSGVDAKNLLQKITPIDLSQLPVNSSSLSVLLNENGGVIDDCIITKHGEEKYYMVTNAGCRAKDISFIKKEAENFSGVTHETFEGTLLAIQGPKAVEILQKFTNEDLSKIYFGQTKFVKLAPIDATVHLARSGYTGEDGFELSIPSLTAEESKQSLDFFYTLIREYPDVVKPIGLAARDSLRLEAGMCLYGHELTEEITPIQASLTWLIPKTRRDQGGFNGASKILSQINDKKLVTARRIGVSSKGPSPRDGNKIFTEDGSEQIGYITSGSPSPTLGGNVAQAYIDKKAKIGSKIKIEIRGKLREGTVAKLPFVASNFYKA; this is encoded by the coding sequence ATGTTCAGAGtcaccaacaagaaattcTATTCTACAGCCTCATCGCTCTTGAAGACCCCCTTGCACGAAGCCCACATTGAATTGGGTGGTAAGATGGTTCCCTACGCAGGGTTCGAGATGCCTGTCTTGTACAAGGACCAATCGCATATTGACTCTCACAATTGGGTCAGATCCAAAGTCGGTTTGTTTGACGTCAGCCACATGTTACAACACAACTTTTCTGGGGTGGATGCGAAAAACTTGCTTCAGAAGATTACACCTATCGACTTGAGCCAATTGCCAGTCAACAGCTCGAGTTTGTCTGTGTTattgaatgaaaatggAGGTGTAATTGACGACTGTATCATCACCAAACACGGCGAAGAAAAGTACTATATGGTCACCAACGCTGGATGTAGAGCTAAGGATATCagcttcatcaagaaggaagccGAAAACTTTAGTGGTGTAACCCACGAAACGTTTGAAGGAACCTTGTTGGCTATTCAGGGTCCAAAGGCTGTCGAAATCTTGCAAAAGTTCACCAACGAGgacttgtccaagatcTACTTTGGACAGACCAAGTTTGTCAAGTTGGCTCCTATCGATGCCACCGTTCATTTGGCTAGATCTGGTTATACTGGTGAGGACGGGTTCGAGTTGTCGATTCCATCGTTGACTGCCGAAGAAAGCAAGCAATCTTTGGACTTTTTCTATACATTAATTCGCGAATATCCAGATGTTGTCAAGCCAATTGGGTTGGCCGCTAGAGACTCGTTGAGATTGGAAGCTGGTATGTGTCTTTATGGACACGAATTGACCGAAGAAATCACACCTATCCAAGCTTCATTGACCTGGTTGATTCCAAAGACCCGTAGAGACCAAGGTGGGTTCAACGGTGcatccaagatcttgagccagatcaacgacaagaagttggtcaCAGCCAGAAGAATCGGTGTTTCTTCCAAGGGTCCATCACCAAGAGACGGCAACAAGATTTTCACCGAAGACGGCTCCGAGCAAATCGGTTACATCACCTCTGGCTCTCCATCTCCTACCTTGGGTGGAAACGTTGCCCAAGCCTACATCGACAAGAAGGCCAAGATCGGCAGCAAGATCAAGATCGAGATCAGGGGCAAGTTGAGAGAAGGTACCGTGGCCAAGTTGCCATTTGTGGCCAGCAACTTCTACAAGGCATAG